Proteins encoded within one genomic window of Spirulina major PCC 6313:
- a CDS encoding 5-(carboxyamino)imidazole ribonucleotide synthase produces the protein MATRSHSVGIIGGGQLAWMLALEAQPLGLDLIVQTPSPDDPAVGTVSDAIFAAIDDAAATELLSDRTTVITFENEFIDLDALQPLSDRGVCFRPGLHALRPLVDKYDQRQTFHDLGLPTPRFSLPSTIEQITADYGFPLVLKARRYGYDGRGTFIVKTAAELAKLWQGWNHTDLLIEAFVPFERELAVMAARSVTGEVQVYPVVETQQVDQVCRRVFAPAPIDFTIQTQVEQIATTLLTALDVVGIFGIELFLTDDGQVLVNEIAPRTHNSGHYTLNACDVSQFSMQLRAVTGQALPSPRWTCAGAVMVNLLGFETSRSPYQAQRDAIAQIPGASVWWYGKPESRPGRKLGHVTVCLTAETLDQGEAIATQIEHLWQGTP, from the coding sequence ATGGCAACGCGATCGCACAGTGTCGGAATCATCGGCGGGGGTCAATTGGCCTGGATGCTCGCCCTCGAAGCCCAGCCCCTGGGGTTAGACTTGATTGTCCAAACCCCCAGCCCGGATGATCCGGCCGTGGGGACGGTGAGCGATGCGATTTTCGCGGCTATTGATGACGCGGCCGCAACGGAACTGTTGAGCGATCGCACCACCGTAATCACCTTTGAAAATGAATTTATCGACCTCGACGCGCTGCAACCGTTGAGCGATCGCGGTGTTTGTTTTCGCCCCGGTTTGCACGCCCTGCGCCCCTTGGTAGATAAATACGACCAACGCCAAACTTTTCATGATCTTGGCCTCCCTACGCCGCGCTTCAGTTTACCCAGCACCATCGAGCAAATCACCGCTGACTATGGCTTCCCCCTCGTCCTCAAAGCCCGCCGTTACGGATACGATGGGCGCGGCACATTCATCGTCAAAACCGCCGCCGAACTCGCCAAACTCTGGCAGGGCTGGAATCATACGGATTTGCTGATCGAGGCGTTTGTGCCCTTTGAGCGAGAATTGGCGGTGATGGCGGCGCGGAGTGTGACCGGGGAAGTGCAGGTTTATCCAGTGGTGGAAACGCAGCAGGTGGATCAAGTCTGTCGGCGGGTTTTCGCCCCGGCCCCCATTGATTTCACGATTCAAACCCAAGTGGAACAGATCGCCACGACCCTGTTAACGGCCCTCGATGTGGTGGGGATTTTCGGGATTGAATTGTTCCTCACCGACGACGGGCAAGTGTTAGTTAATGAAATCGCGCCCCGCACCCATAATTCTGGGCATTACACCCTCAATGCTTGTGATGTATCGCAATTTTCGATGCAGTTGCGGGCGGTGACGGGGCAGGCCTTGCCGTCGCCGCGCTGGACTTGTGCCGGGGCGGTGATGGTGAATTTATTGGGGTTTGAAACGTCGCGATCGCCGTATCAAGCCCAGCGAGACGCGATCGCACAAATTCCCGGCGCGTCGGTGTGGTGGTATGGTAAACCCGAATCCCGACCGGGACGAAAACTAGGCCATGTGACGGTCTGTTTAACGGCGGAGACCTTGGATCAAGGCGAGGCGATCGCGACTCAGATCGAACACCTCTGGCAGGGAACGCCGTGA